CAAATGCAACGCGGGAGAGTTTGTCAAAATGCGGATTGCTCATCGCCACGCCGGTGTTGTGATATTGAAAGTCCGTGAAAAACGGCATGGCTTCGCTGAAGGTGTGGCAGCGAGAACAACGCGCACGACCGCGGAAAATGGCCAAACCACGTTTGGCTGCATCGCTCATCGCCGATGAATCTCCGGCATTGAACCGGTCAAACGCCGAATCGCCCGACACCAGCGTTCGTTCATACGCGGCCAGCGCTTGCCCAACGCGAGCAATACTCGGTTCGCCGCCAAAAACCGATTGAAACGCGGAGTAGTATTCCGCCAATCCCTTCAACCTCGTCACCACGTCGTCATACGAACGATTGCCCATCTCAATCGGATTGGTCAGCGGTTGAATCGCCTGATCCTCCAAACCTTCGGCACGGCCATCCCAAAATTGATTCGGATAAAACATGGCATTGAACAAACTCGGCGAATTGCGCGAACCGAGTTGGCCGCCGATGCCTTCGGCGACGGGTTTGCCATCGCCAAAGGCAAGTTTCGGATCGTGGCAGCTTGCACAGGAAATTTTGCCGTCCGCCGACAGCCGCGCATCAAAAAACAATTTGCGACCGAGTTCGACCTTGGCCGCCGACATCGGATTGTTGCGCGGCACATAAAACGACCACGTATCCGCGGGCAATCCGAGCGGGATCGCCAGCTTTAATAAGCGCTCTTCGGCGCTAAACTTCGGCTCCAACGTCGCGAAGGCCAGCAGCGAAAACGCTAGCACAATCACCAGCCGTAGCCAGCGCGAATCGAATTGTCGTCGAGTGAACTTTTGTTTCATTTCAATTTCGCAATTGAGTGCATCAATCATTCGAGCTTAACACATCCTGCGCCTGATGCCTGACGCGCAGCACATAGACAGTTTCATCTTCGATGATAAAAAGGATTCGATATTTGTCGAAAAGCAGATGGCGAATCTCCGCACCGAACTTTTTGCTTTCCGGTGCAAGCGGACAACGCGCCGGAAAAGTTTGCAGACTTTCAATTGATTCTGTCGCGTCGAAATACCAAAGAATCGCTTTATCAGAGGAATGCTGTGCTATCCAGCGCGCAGCAGCTTTTAGATCCTCTTCCGCTTCTTTTTCAACAATGACTTTGAAACTCATTGCGCAGGTCTTGTGGCATCAGCCGAAACTCCAAGTAACATCCTGATCTCTTCCAGCACTTCTTTTGCCGGGCGCCCCTCCCCCCTTTTGGCGCTTTCCAATGCGCGTAAGGTTCTGGCATCTTCAAGTTCATCCGGGTCAAAAATCATTTCCAATGCTTCAATGGTTATCTGCTGAAGATTTTTACCTTGGGCTTTGGCAAAAATTCCGATACGTTGTTCCAGTTCAGCAGGAATGGTGATTGTTGCGCTCATAATTTTTTACTCCTTCAAATCAAATCTGATCGAGGATGATTTTGGCGATGGTCAGGTAAATCAGCAAGCTCGTCGCGTCCACCTACGTCGTAACATGCCCAAATTACCGCAATAATTCCAAATGGGCTGGTAAATGTAAGATTCAGGTCCCATCTGACTTTTACCTCAAATCTGCAAAATTACTTTGGCGATACTGAAGTAAATGATTAACCCTGTCGCGTCCACTAAAGTTGTGATCAATGGAGCTGAAAGCACTGCCGGGTCAATTTTGAAGCGTTCCGCCACAATCGGGATCAAAGAACCAATTGTGGTTGACCAGGTGCAAATGGCCAGCACCGTAATCGCTACCGTCAAGGCAATGGTCATCGGCTGATGCCAAAGGATCGTGCGGCCAAACGCAACGACGCCCACTGCCAATCCAATCAACAATCCGGTTAACATTTCACGCGCAAGCACACGCCAGGCGTCTTTCAAGCGAATTTCTCCAAGCGCAATGCTGCGAATGATCGTTGTCACAGTTTGCGCTCCGGCATTTCCTCCCGTGCCAATCAACAGCGGGATGAAAAACGATAGCGCGACGACAGTGGACAGTTCCCCTTCGTAATGTCGCAGCACCGTGCCGGTGAAGGTTTCTGCCACGAACAACAACAACAACCAGCTAATTCGCTTGCGCACGACGCGCAAAATCGGGTTGTCGAAATAGGGTTTGTCCAACGCACCGGGTTCGACGCCCGCCATGCGCAAAATGTCTTCGGTTTGCTCTTCGATCAGAACGTCAATCACATCGTCCACGGTGACAAATCCCACGACGCTGCCGTCGTGTTGCAACACAGGCACAGCCAGCAAATTGTACTTGGCGATTTTCTGGGCGACGGATTCCTGGTCTTCGTCGGCATGCACCGTGATGGGTTTCGGGCGCATGACTTTGGTGATTGGCTGATGCATTTCCGCCATTACCAGATCGCGCAAACTAATCGCGCCGAGCAGATGTCCGTTCGCCGGATCGAGCACGTAACAGGCGTAAATGGATTCCTTTTCGCGAGCAACAGACCGTATGTGGCGCAACGCATCGCCAACCGTCATCTCCGGGTTCAACCGGACAAACTCGGTGGTCATGATTCCACCGGCGGTATGGTCGGGGTAACTGAGCAGGTGTTCGAGTTCAGTTTTGACTTCGTTGCTGACCCTGGCCAGAACGCGGCGGCGTTCGGTCAACCCCATTTGTTGGATGATGTCTGTGCGTTCGTCGGCTGAGAGTTCTTCCAGAATCAAGGCGGCGCGCGCAGGTTCGAGCTTTTCCAAAATCGCACCGCGCCGCGTCATGGTCGGCTGGTCGAATAATTCCACCGCACGCGGAACCGGCAACATCAACATGACAGTCGCCGCTTCGATCAGCTTCAACTGATTCAGCAATTCGACCAAATCTTCCGGCGCTAAATCTGCGACCTGCTCGCTGATGCCCATGAAGCTTTCTTCAAGGCGGAGATTGATCCGTTCGCGCAATTCTTCTACTGTCGGCATCCATCACCTCCTTGCGGAGATGGAGAGACGGAGGGATGGAGGGATGGCGAGCATTTCATAACTTCCATTCTTTTGGATGAGTAATCATATTGACGAGCATTCCCATATGGCGTCGTATTCCTTGTAAAGCTCTTTCCCCGTTTCAGGGGCCAGGTAACTGTATTCGACACAAAACTGAATCCAAACCTGAGTCTCACACGCTTCTGCTTCTGAATCACCAAGTTTGCTAATCCAGGCGGCTGGGTAACGTCGTTTTCGCCAAGCCTCTCCCAAGTTGGCACAGACAGACCGCGAAGAACGACGAATTTGATCGGTCAGCGAATACTTTTCTTCTCCGGGAAAGAGTTTGGACAGCTCAAAAATACGCATCGCCGCAGCAAAGGCTTTTTTGTAAACCTCGAAATCCGTATGTCTGCGCAATAGTTTCTTGTCATCGCTCCCCTTGTCCATACCCCCCTCTATCTCTCCGTCTCTCAGCCCCTCTATCTGCGCTCTTCCCACTTTTGCTTCAGCGCACTCAACAAGTCAATGAAGCGCAAATCGCAACGCAGATTGTCAAACCGATTGTTGTCGGCAAACAGCGGGTAATTTTCATTCCCCAGCGCAACGGCTTTTTTAATCCATTCGATGGCTTCGTCGCGCCGTTTTTCCATGGCATAAAACGACGCCAACCAGACGGCAACGTCGTGGTCGGCGGCGGCGGTTTCTTTGACCTGATTCGTAATCAGCGCGCGGGCTTTTTCGTGTTGGCCGCGCGAACTCAAACACCAGGCCAGCACAATTTGCAGCGGATCGAAATGGGGGTTCTGGCGCAAGACCTCTTCGGTTAGGGACTGGCATCGGTCAATGTCGCCCTGATTGAAATAGGTGATCGCCAGAAAGGTTTTGATCAACGGATGATCGGGTTCGGCGGCTCGGCCTTTTTCCAGTTCGGCGATGGCACGATCATATTCGTGGCGATACATGTACAACCGCCCGCGGTTGTAACTGGCGATGACAACATCGCGCGGGTTGAGTTCCAGCAGCTTGTCGTATTGTTTCAGCGCACGGTCGTACAATCCATTCAACCGGTACAGCATTCCGGCGATGATGAACACCGTCGGGTCGTGCGGCGCTTCGCGGCGCGCATCGGCCAACGTCGCCAGCGCCTTTTCCTTTTCGCCTTTGTTCAGATAGACGTACACCATCTGCAACCGCGCGCCGGCCAGTTTCGGGTCCAGTTCCAACGCGCGCGTCAATGCAGCCTCGGCTTTTTCAAAGTAAAGCTGGCCGCCATACCCCTGGCCGTGGTGAACCAGACAACGTCCGAGCGTGTAATGCGCGCGAGCGAAATTCGGGTCGAGCCGGACGGCCTCTTCCAGCATTTTGATCGCCACGTCCAAATCCTGGTCATTGAAGCTATGCGAAATGTATTTGAACAGCAGGTCACGTCCACGCAGGTAAAACTCGTAAGCTTCGGCGTTGGTGGTCAGCGGCTTTTCGAGTTTCTGCTGCTCTTCTTCGGTCAACTTCAACTTCAAACCGGCGATGACGCGTTCGGCAATGGTGTCCTGAATCTTCAGCAAATCGTCAGCGGCCAGATCAATCTTGTCACTCCACAAAATCTCGCCGCTTTCCGTCGCCAGCAATTGCGTCGTCACGCGGAACCGATTGGCGGATTTAATGAAACTGCCGACCAGCACCGTACTGACGGCCAATTCTTCGCCGACCTGGCGCGGTTCGATGTTCTGCCCGGCGTAACGCGCAATATATTGTGAAGGGCGAACCACCAACGAGCGCAAATGCGCCAGTTCGGCAATGATTCCGTCCGCCAGCGAAATTTCGTAAAAATTGTCTTCGGCGTTTCCTGAAAGGTTTTTGAATGGCAACACGGCGATGGTGCGTTTGCTTTCGGTTCCCCAAGTCGGCGGGCGCGAAGTTGCGCCTGTGCTGCTGCCCGCGCTTCGCTGTGTGGAATCGCTTTTCGGGGAAGACGATGTAGGCAATTCCGCCGCCGGTTGGCTCAGCGGTCGCGTTGGCGATTGGCTGTTGCCTGCCTGGCCGTTTCGCTTTTTGCCAAAGATGCCTCCGCCGAACACTCTGCCGAGCGCGCTTCCCATCTTCCATGAAGTTCGGGCGCGCTGCGGTGCAATCGCGCTATTGGCCAGGTCGAAAGATGAAACCGATTCCCCGGTCAATTCGCGCATCTGCGCTTTTAATGCTTCCAACATTTCGGCCATTGTCGAAAACCGGTCTTTGGGATTTTTGGCCAGCGCTCGATCAAGGATGACTTGCAGATGTTCCGGCGCGGTCGGGCAATCGTCACAAATCGGCTCAGGATTGGCATTGATCACGGCATGCAGAATTTCGATGCGATTGCGCCCCGTGAATGGTTGGTGGCCAGTGATCATTTCGTACAACAATACGCCCAAACTGAATACGTCCGTCCGATGATCCACGCGCTCTCCGGCGGCCTGTTCCGGCGAGCCATAGCCCATCGTTCCGTATGGCACACCAAGTTCAGTCATGGATTTGTCCGGATCGTAGATTTCATCGCCACCCAGCATTTTGGCCAATCCGAAATCCAGGACTTTCACCTGTCCCTGGTCGTTGACGATGATGTTCGACGGTTTGATGTCACGGTGAATGATGCCGCGCGCGTGCGCCGCAACCAGCGCATCAGCAATCTGAATGGCGATGGAAAGCGCGCTGCGCAGCGAAAGAGGCTGCCCGCCAACCACCTGTTTCAACGTCCGACCGGGAATAAACGGCATGACGATGTAAAACCAGCCGTCGCTTTCGCCAATGTCGAAAATGGAACAGATGTTGGGATGGTCCAGCACCGAGGCGAGTTTGGCTTCGCGTTCAAACCGGCGGCGAGCCGTCTGGCTGGCGGCGAGTTCGGGAAGCAGGGTTTTGACAACAACCAGGCGATTGAGCCGCGTGTCTTCGGCTTTGTAGGCCGTTGCCTGCCCGCCCTGTCCTAGCTGTTCGAGAATGCGGTAGTGAGAAAGTGTCTTGCCGGGCGCGAGCGGGGTCATCTGGTTCCTCTTTTGTTTTGGTATTGAACTCTTGTTTACATTGCTTTCGATTGAGTGGGTGCCGCGGACTCGATTGGAGTCGCGCAAAGGCCATCGAAAAAAGGAGCGTTTGTATGCTACTACCGCGTGGTATCGGCTTCAAGATGCAGTTTGAAAAGAGTTGTAACTAGACCCATGAAAAGAATTGATGATTGCCCCGGAAAGCGCGGAATCAGCGAATAGTCTTTGCCGCCCCGGTAACAACGGCTTTACTTGCGCCCTTTTGCCGGTTTGCGCCAGTACTGGAATTCGTCGGCATGAACTTCAAAATCCAATTCGCTCACACGGGCTTGTATTCGTTCCTGCGCATCCGCGACGCCTTTGTTGTAAATGCTCGGCCCGATTTCTTCCAGAATGAAGTTCAGCAACCCACCCGCCGCCAGATTGCCCAGCGGTTCGTCCATGTTCACCTCGAAGTATTTTTGTAGCGATTCCAGCGCATTCTGTTTTGCATCTTTGTTCAGTTCGATTGTCATAAAAAATTCTCGGTTTCGTGGATTTTCTAAACCGGCATTATCAGTCTTAGTTGCTTGAAGACACTTCACAGACAGAAAATCTGGATGATCGCTTTGCGATCCGGAAAGATTTTTAAGCAGCCGACTAATTGCGCAGGCGCAACATCGCCCGAACCAATACCGCGGCCATCAATCCGAAAATGCTTCCAAGAAGCAACCCTACGTAGCCGTACCGCCAAAACCCAATGACCCCACTAACGATTACGGCCAGTCCAAACGCCAAACAAACTCTAACGAGGGCACGCTTCCGGCGGGAAACGAAATCGCTTCCGGCCAATTCTTCTGCCAGCATGCGCGACCGCATTGAACAATCCCAACGCCCATCGAAGCGGCGAATGATCGCCGGGCTGTACACCAGTTCCGCGCGGCGGTTTTCAACCCATTTTGACAGGATCACCATTGTCACCAACTGATTGGATTTCCGGTGGTGGCCGATGACCTTGATTTTTTTGTAGCCATCTCCCCACAGCGGTGGAAAGCAATACACCTTGGCACCCGAACGAAAATGTTTTGTCCCGCTTCGTTGCTCGTGCCCACCCGGCCCGTAAGATCGCTGGTCAACGATATTTCCGACCATGCACCAGACAGGCGAAACACCTTCCTGCGGCTCTTCATTGCCCGGTTCATTTTCCATAACCAATCTGCCCTCTTCAGTCGGCCAACATTCGAGCAACGGCGGCTGCAACGTGAATTTTGGTGGTGTCCAAAAATGGGAAGCCATCTTTAGCCGCTTCGCGCAGGATGATCGGTAATTCGGTTCCGCCTAAAATCAATCCTTCAATTCCCGTCGCTTGTCTGAATCGCTCCAGAATGGCCAGCAAGGCTTGGCGCGTTTCGTCCAGAAACACGCCGTTGATCAGTTCGCCCATGTATTTCGCGTGGATAAAATCCTGATCGTCGGGTTCCGGCGTCACAATCGTGATTCCCTGTCGCGCAAACGTGTCGGGGTAAAACTTCGCCTGCATCGTGAAGCGACTCCCAAACAAGCCGAGTTTCTTCAATCCCATCGCTTTTGCCGCGTCGCAGGTCGCCTGCACAATGCTGAGCAGCGGGATGGGCGAACGTCGCTCCAATTCGTCAAACACAATGTGCGGCGTGTTGGCAGACAGTAGTGCAAAGTCGGCTCCGGCGCGGGCGAGCTTTTCGATTTCTACAGTCAAAATGTCGGCGACTTCAGCGAGCCGATTGGCTGTGATCAGCTCGATCATCAGTTTCAGGTTAATGCTGTTGATGAACAGCGAGGGATAGTTCCCGTCCGGGTCCTGATTACGGTACGATTCGATGATGAAGCTGTAGTATTCGATGGTGGATTCCGGCCCGATTCCACCGATGATTCCGAGCGTTTTCATTCAGTTTACCCTCCTCAATCTCCTGGGGAAATGATGTTACGTGTTTTGGTTTCGACGAGGCGGTCTGCCTGATAAGAATGCGGCGATTGGCAGCAACATTGCGATCAGCAGCCACGACGCTCCCGGAATAACCAGAAATCGGAACGCGGGCGTTGGCCTGGACGGTCCTAACGCGACGTCTCCATAAAGCGTTAACGACACCAAGGGAAGAACCAGCATCAGAATGTACAACGTCGCGCGCGTCAGTGTTGCCCAACGCGACGAAGCGATGTGAGCCAGAATGAGCGCCACAAACGGCGAAAGCACCCAAATTACAAACAGAGCGATTAGGAGACCAGAAGGGTTACGATTCCCGACGCGAAGCATAAACCCGACCGATCCAATGGCTCCGGTCACCGTCACAATCAGCGCCGCCACGCGCATGGAGCCCAGAAATCCATATTCGCGCCTTGCCAAATTTTCTTTCGCAACCCTCTCACCGGTGCGTTGAAGTGTTTGTTTCCGCTTTGTCTGATTCTGATTTTTCATGAGTTGCGACCAAGAACCGACATCATCACCAATCGGAAGCTCGTGTAAAGGCCGCGGCGGGACGCCCCAACCATCGAAAAATCCGCATCACATCCGGAAACCCGACCCGCCCGCCGCTGGTTAACCTCGTCAGGCTCGACGCATTGCAGCCGATTTCCTCTGCCACCTGTTTCCACCTCATTCCGCGCTCGCTTCGATGTGCGTTTAGCGCTTCGTAGATTGCCTTGGCATCGAACCGGAGGATTTGATGGGAGCCAATCTGCGGCAATGCGGCAGCTTCTTCTGTTTCGGCCTGGCCGGGAACAAAACTTTCCGGCGTTCGATGCAACCAGCGCAACACTTGCAACACGCCATCGCCTTCAATGACTCTCTTTTCGCGCATTCCCCGCAACGTTGACGGGCTGATTGGAGTGGCGCGCGTCTGTTCAAATTGACGGCTGACTTCCTGCGCAACTTGTTGCCAACTCAACCCGCGCAATTGGCGCTTCGTATCGAGCGCGGTGTACAACGCATTCACATCAAAATCAGTCGAGTTTTGCTCCCCCATCGCGCCCTCTGGTTTGTCTGGCACAGATTCCAGGTTTTCGTACATCAACCGCTCGAACCGTCGCATCACATCAATTAGGATGAAACACCACGCAGCTTCGTCACCCAGGTCGCCAATCCCTGTAATACCAGATAACCCAGCGAAGCGTATACCAGCGCGAACTTCACTCCGGCGCAGAATCCGGCCAGCCGAGCGAGAAAATCGTTGCCACCAGTCGCAAGCATACGAAGCAGCGAAAGGTTTTCCGTTGCGTCCAGCAGTCCGGACAGCAGCACCGCCCAGGACAGGAAGACGCCGACTGCGGCCATTGTGTTGAATTTGGAACCGGAGAGCATCGCGCACGCCAGCGAAAGCGTCAGCGGGTAAAACACCAGAAAACCAAAATCTATCAACAGTTGGTTTCGAGCGGTTTCTGTGATCGAAGCCCAAGATGTCAGGATGGAATCCGCTTTCGGTTTTGTCCAGGCAAATTCATACGACAGGACGCCGCTGGGTGCGGCGTCGGTGCGGAGCGGTTTTCCCTGAATGCTCAGCCAGATAATAAACAGGGCGGTACCGATCAACAGAAAAGCAAATAACGACCAACGGTACGACGAAGCGAGCCACGCAAACGGATGTGTCATCGGGGAAGTCTCCTTTAGGTGTATGCAATGAGCGCAAGCAGGGATTGCCACGCACGTTGCGATCAAGCAAGACCTAATCCGCTTCCAGCACGGTTACCGCAATCGGAAAATGGTCGCTAAATCCATTCGGGTTGACGGCTTTGCCCATGCCGCCGAAGGGAATGGGTTTGGGATAGCGGCCCGTGTCCACCATTTCAGGAAACCGCAGCACTTGAACGGAGTCGGGCACGATTCTGATGGCGCCAGTATCTTTCAGCAAATTTTTGTTGGCCAGAAACTGATCCAGCAAATTTGGGAAGTTGTCGAAATACAGGGAGCCGATGCCCTGCCCCAGGCTCGGCCACATCAAATTGAAAAAGCGCGAAAGGTCGGCGCTGATGACTTTCTGGCGGCTGCGCGTGCTGAGCGCGTAATCCGTCAGCGAAACATTGAACGGTTCGTCGTTGAAATCTCCCATCGCTAACACGGGGGTGTTGTCGCCAAGTTCTTCCAGAATGCGTTCGTGGAAATAAGCCAACGTTTCGCCCGCAATAGCGCGATAGCCAGCCGATTGTTCTTCGCCGCCGCTCCGAGAAGGCCAGTGATTTCCGACGACGACAAGCTGGCGCCCCAAATGAGTTCGGAAATTGATCTGCAAAATGTCGCGCGTTGCCGTGCGACGCATGACGAAATGACTGAATAAGGCTTCGAAGGTGAGCAAATCCGCATCGTAAATAAACGCAATGTCAATGCCGCGATGATCGGACATATCGTGATGGACAACGGCGTAATTGCGGCCCAGCGGCGCAAGAGAATCCTTCAGCAGTTGCATGACAAAGGCATTTTCCACCTCACAAACGCCCATCAGATCGGGCCCACGGCCGTTGTTGATCTGGCGAATGATGGACGACAACTGGCCGACTTTTCGATCCAACTGCGCTTGCGTCCATCCTTTCAGGTCACTGCCGATGGCGCGTTGCAGTTTGTCTTCGCGGCGCGGAGAGTTTTCGATGTCGAAAAGGTTTTCCAAATTCCAAAAAGCGAATTGATATTGGCTAGGCATGATGTGTCTCCGTATTGAAAGGCGTTTGCGTCAAGGGATTCGCCAAAGAGCGGTCAAGGCGGATTAGGCTTCAGGCGAATTCCCACGATGGCTTCGCGTTATGGTTTCACTGATCAACCCTGAAACAACAGTTTTGGCTGTCAGACTGTGCGGACGGGCAAAGTATAGGTTTGCGTTGATGACAGTGCAACGTGTCATTTTGGCGGTGGGCTATTGCTGTGTTGCCGATAAGCCGAAATTTTTCTTCCACGAAGCCACACGAAGAAAACACGAAGGTTATATCCCATCTTCGTGCCCGCTCCGTGTTTCTTCGTGGACGGAAAAAATGGCAACACGAAAATCGCCCACGACTGTCATTTTGGTTGAGTTGACGAGAAGAAGACGAGCGAGAAGTTACAACGCGACGGGTTTGCCTGTGGACATCAGCGTGCGAAATGCGCCGGGCGTCATGCCGCTGAAGCGTTTGAAAATGCGCGTCAGGTGGCTCTGGTCGGAAAAGCCCGCGACCTGTGCGATTTCGGCCAGCGGCAGTTCCCGATTGCCCAGTTGTCTGGCGGCAAATTGTACGCGGAGTTGTTGCTGGTATTCGCCAACGGTTTGGTTGTGAAATTGGCGGAAAACTGCCGCCAGATGCACCGGATGCACGCCTGCCTCGGCGGCCAAATCGCCGGTCGTCAGGTTTTGTTGAAACTCTTCGCGCAACCGCTGGACGACCCGATGGAGCCACAAAGGCGGGCGTTTTTCGTTCGGCATTCGCTGTCGCGTCGCAATAGCCAGCATTTCCAGCATCACGCCTTCGATCACCAGCGGCGAAGCCAGTTGCGCTTCCTTATGCTCCCGATACAGTCGCATCGCCAACCAGGTTAATTCTCCGCCAGTGGCGTCGTACAAAGATTCCGGCACGGCGGCAAATTCGCGCAACCGATCCAGCCAGGAGCTTTGCACTTCGACGGTGAAAAACGTGCCACCTTCTTGGCCGATTTCGTCACGATGAGAAATCCCAGGCGGATGCCAGGTGATGGTCATCGGTTCATAATCAATCGTTCGGGTTCGATAAAACTCGCGGTATGCGCCGTCCAACAACAGGCTGAAAAACCCCAGTTCGTGCGAATGCGCGGGCAGTGATTTGCCTTCGTTATGAACCAAATCCGACAAGATTAATCCAGATACTCGCTGTTTGACGACCGACCGGCCATAAAACTGCCCCGGATTGAGATAAGCACTGCGATCTGTGGATTTCTGTTCAGCCATAGCGATGATGGGTACGTTCGAACGTCGTTTTCGGTTCAACTCACCTTTGATTCGTTCAAGACAAAAGATTCATCTCAGGATAATGTCACGCTGTCAGAACCGTGATTCTCCTGTTCGTGATTTCATTACTCTGAGGAACTGAACGATGAAAAGAAGAGAGTTTGTCGTTTCAAGCTCGCTGGGCTTGATGGCGCTGGCGACCAATGCCATTGGCCAGGACAAGAAACAATATGTTTGTCCGCCTTGCGGTTGCAGCCACGACGGCGAAATCCATACAGAACCGGGCACTTGCCCCGCTTGCAGTATGACGCTGGTCGAAAAAACGCCCGCAATGGATGAACTGACGGCGATTCCAAATTTCCTGAAGCTCACCGACAAAGTTTGGACTGGCGGCCAACCAACAATGACGCATTTGGCAAAGCTGAAAGCCGAAGGCGCAAAAGTCATCATCAATTTGCGTCCGCACAGCGAACACAACGGCGAGCGCGAAGCCGCCAAAGCGAAGGAACTCGGAATCAGTTATTTCAACATTCCGATTGTCTTCCGCGAACCGCAGCCCGAAGACGCAGACGATTTTCTGAAGCTCACCGACGAACAAATGAACAACGGCCCGGTGTTCATTCACTGCGCCGCAGCCATTCGCGTCGGCGCGTTCTGGATGATTCGCCGCGTGCTGCGCGATGGATGGGAATTCGACAAGGCGCTGGAAGAAGCCAACAAGATCGGCCTTCGTAATAACGCCAACTTGATCGAATTCGCCAAAAGCTACATCGAAAAGAACAAGAAAAAATAAGTTGCCTGGGTACGCACGCTTCCAGCGTGCAGAACTAGCGAGAGCTTGCACAAAAAGAACCACAGCTTCCGTGAACTCTGCACGCTGGAAGCGTGCGTACC
This region of Acidobacteriota bacterium genomic DNA includes:
- a CDS encoding c-type cytochrome; its protein translation is MKQKFTRRQFDSRWLRLVIVLAFSLLAFATLEPKFSAEERLLKLAIPLGLPADTWSFYVPRNNPMSAAKVELGRKLFFDARLSADGKISCASCHDPKLAFGDGKPVAEGIGGQLGSRNSPSLFNAMFYPNQFWDGRAEGLEDQAIQPLTNPIEMGNRSYDDVVTRLKGLAEYYSAFQSVFGGEPSIARVGQALAAYERTLVSGDSAFDRFNAGDSSAMSDAAKRGLAIFRGRARCSRCHTFSEAMPFFTDFQYHNTGVAMSNPHFDKLSRVAFDVVDTPQSKEVIDRLAKQPGGEELGRVRFSYVVFDIGAFRTPTLRNIALTAPYFHDGSARTLAEVVRFYNEGGKANVAREWDLAPLGLSEDEQRDLVAFLESLTGKLPEESRLESSFQATSGRVRQ
- a CDS encoding type II toxin-antitoxin system RelE/ParE family toxin, with the protein product MSFKVIVEKEAEEDLKAAARWIAQHSSDKAILWYFDATESIESLQTFPARCPLAPESKKFGAEIRHLLFDKYRILFIIEDETVYVLRVRHQAQDVLSSND
- the mgtE gene encoding magnesium transporter yields the protein MPTVEELRERINLRLEESFMGISEQVADLAPEDLVELLNQLKLIEAATVMLMLPVPRAVELFDQPTMTRRGAILEKLEPARAALILEELSADERTDIIQQMGLTERRRVLARVSNEVKTELEHLLSYPDHTAGGIMTTEFVRLNPEMTVGDALRHIRSVAREKESIYACYVLDPANGHLLGAISLRDLVMAEMHQPITKVMRPKPITVHADEDQESVAQKIAKYNLLAVPVLQHDGSVVGFVTVDDVIDVLIEEQTEDILRMAGVEPGALDKPYFDNPILRVVRKRISWLLLLFVAETFTGTVLRHYEGELSTVVALSFFIPLLIGTGGNAGAQTVTTIIRSIALGEIRLKDAWRVLAREMLTGLLIGLAVGVVAFGRTILWHQPMTIALTVAITVLAICTWSTTIGSLIPIVAERFKIDPAVLSAPLITTLVDATGLIIYFSIAKVILQI
- a CDS encoding protein kinase; this translates as MTPLAPGKTLSHYRILEQLGQGGQATAYKAEDTRLNRLVVVKTLLPELAASQTARRRFEREAKLASVLDHPNICSIFDIGESDGWFYIVMPFIPGRTLKQVVGGQPLSLRSALSIAIQIADALVAAHARGIIHRDIKPSNIIVNDQGQVKVLDFGLAKMLGGDEIYDPDKSMTELGVPYGTMGYGSPEQAAGERVDHRTDVFSLGVLLYEMITGHQPFTGRNRIEILHAVINANPEPICDDCPTAPEHLQVILDRALAKNPKDRFSTMAEMLEALKAQMRELTGESVSSFDLANSAIAPQRARTSWKMGSALGRVFGGGIFGKKRNGQAGNSQSPTRPLSQPAAELPTSSSPKSDSTQRSAGSSTGATSRPPTWGTESKRTIAVLPFKNLSGNAEDNFYEISLADGIIAELAHLRSLVVRPSQYIARYAGQNIEPRQVGEELAVSTVLVGSFIKSANRFRVTTQLLATESGEILWSDKIDLAADDLLKIQDTIAERVIAGLKLKLTEEEQQKLEKPLTTNAEAYEFYLRGRDLLFKYISHSFNDQDLDVAIKMLEEAVRLDPNFARAHYTLGRCLVHHGQGYGGQLYFEKAEAALTRALELDPKLAGARLQMVYVYLNKGEKEKALATLADARREAPHDPTVFIIAGMLYRLNGLYDRALKQYDKLLELNPRDVVIASYNRGRLYMYRHEYDRAIAELEKGRAAEPDHPLIKTFLAITYFNQGDIDRCQSLTEEVLRQNPHFDPLQIVLAWCLSSRGQHEKARALITNQVKETAAADHDVAVWLASFYAMEKRRDEAIEWIKKAVALGNENYPLFADNNRFDNLRCDLRFIDLLSALKQKWEERR
- a CDS encoding DUF2164 domain-containing protein, yielding MTIELNKDAKQNALESLQKYFEVNMDEPLGNLAAGGLLNFILEEIGPSIYNKGVADAQERIQARVSELDFEVHADEFQYWRKPAKGRK
- a CDS encoding amino acid racemase encodes the protein MKTLGIIGGIGPESTIEYYSFIIESYRNQDPDGNYPSLFINSINLKLMIELITANRLAEVADILTVEIEKLARAGADFALLSANTPHIVFDELERRSPIPLLSIVQATCDAAKAMGLKKLGLFGSRFTMQAKFYPDTFARQGITIVTPEPDDQDFIHAKYMGELINGVFLDETRQALLAILERFRQATGIEGLILGGTELPIILREAAKDGFPFLDTTKIHVAAAVARMLAD
- a CDS encoding endonuclease/exonuclease/phosphatase produces the protein MPSQYQFAFWNLENLFDIENSPRREDKLQRAIGSDLKGWTQAQLDRKVGQLSSIIRQINNGRGPDLMGVCEVENAFVMQLLKDSLAPLGRNYAVVHHDMSDHRGIDIAFIYDADLLTFEALFSHFVMRRTATRDILQINFRTHLGRQLVVVGNHWPSRSGGEEQSAGYRAIAGETLAYFHERILEELGDNTPVLAMGDFNDEPFNVSLTDYALSTRSRQKVISADLSRFFNLMWPSLGQGIGSLYFDNFPNLLDQFLANKNLLKDTGAIRIVPDSVQVLRFPEMVDTGRYPKPIPFGGMGKAVNPNGFSDHFPIAVTVLEAD
- a CDS encoding helix-turn-helix transcriptional regulator, with the translated sequence MAEQKSTDRSAYLNPGQFYGRSVVKQRVSGLILSDLVHNEGKSLPAHSHELGFFSLLLDGAYREFYRTRTIDYEPMTITWHPPGISHRDEIGQEGGTFFTVEVQSSWLDRLREFAAVPESLYDATGGELTWLAMRLYREHKEAQLASPLVIEGVMLEMLAIATRQRMPNEKRPPLWLHRVVQRLREEFQQNLTTGDLAAEAGVHPVHLAAVFRQFHNQTVGEYQQQLRVQFAARQLGNRELPLAEIAQVAGFSDQSHLTRIFKRFSGMTPGAFRTLMSTGKPVAL